The Streptomyces sp. NBC_00162 sequence TTCAGTTCCTTCTCGATCAGGCCCTCCTGGAGACCGACCAGAGCGGTGGCGTGCGTCAGGTTCGGGAAGTACCCGATGCGGACCTCGGAGGCCGACAGCTTCTTGCCGTCGGTAGCCGCGACGTTGGCCTTGTCGTCGTCCTTCTTCGCCTCGGAACCGTAGCCGCAGGCGGTGAGCAGCAGGGGAAGTGCCGCTGTGACGGCGATGGCGCGCAGGGTGGTGAGCGGTCTTGCGGCAGACACGGAGGTGTCCTTTCACGGGATGGTGTTCAAGGAGGTGTGGAGAGACGGGCGACGCGAAGCCATCGGCACGCACGGCACCCACTTCCGGCCGTCGGCGGCGGGATCGCGGTCGCAGGCTGAGGAACGGAGAGGTGTGCGGCGCCCGAGCTCGGAGGCACGCGATCGGTGAGGTCGGCCGAGGGGCCCGCCCGGCCGGCGGAGAGCGGACGGGGACAGCGCCGATTGGCGCACTACACGGAGCCAGGCCCGGCGAAGGGTGTCAGCCGGTCCGACAGATGGCGCTGGACGTACGGACCAGGTCGATGTGTCGGCGGGAGGTCAGAGGCAGCATCCGGCCTGCGTGGTGCAGTGTTCGCACGGCCACCTCACTGAATTCCTAGTTTTCCTACCTGGTTGGTAGGCATATTGGCAGAGGTGGGCACCCGCCCCAAGAGGCTGACCGCATGGTGGACGCAGAGATCTCGCGATGTGAGAAAGTGCAGGTGGGGCAGGGGTCAGGGATTGGTCCAGGCCCCGGGGGTATCGGCCAGTGCCGATACGTCGGAGGGCAGGTCGGACGACGCGACGTCGGCGAGCGACACGCCGTCGAGGATCTCGCGCACGTTGGCCCGCAGTGCGATCCACAGGGGGAGTAGCGACTGGGCGGGGCCGGTGTAGGACAGGTCCGGTGGGCGGACCCCGCGCACCGAGACGAGCGGTCCGTCCACGACGCGGATGACGTCCGCGATGCTGATGGACTGGGCGGGCTTGGCCAGCCGGTAGCCGCCGTTGCCGCCGCGCTGGCTGAGCACGAGACCGCCTCGGCGCATGTCGTTCAGGATGCCTTCGAGAAACTTGTGCGGAATGTCCTGGGCGTCGGCGATGGCTTCGGCTTTCACCGGCCCGTCATCCTGTGACGCGGCAAGCTGCAGCGCGGCACGTACCGCATAGTCCGCCCTGGCTGAGATCCGCATAGGGACATTATCCGGCATGGATTGGGCCGGCGTCGGTCGCGGGTGGCCGCCTGCTGCCGGGCAGGTACTCGTGCCCGGCAGCCGTGGGGATCAGGTCGCGGATCCGCGACCTGAACGGTGCCCTGCGGGTCAATGGAAGGCGGCCGCCACCGCGCGGTGGGAGCCGTTGAGGTAGTGCTCGCCGATGGAGCGCAGGCGGTGCGCGACCGGGCGGTGAGCTGTCAGGACTCGGGCATTGCGCCAGAACCGGTCCAGGCCGGGGGCATCGGCGAGTTCCAGCACCCGGGCCGTGATGTGCAGGGTGGCCTTCGACATCACGGCCTCGGCCGTGGCGACCAGGGCGGCGACGCCCGCGGGTACCTCGGCATCGAGCTGCGCACCCGTGGCGAGGGCCTGTGTCATCACCTCCGTCGCCCGGTCGACCACGGCGGTGGCCGTCTGAGCGGCAGAGGCGAGTTCCCCGTACGTCAGGAAGAGGTCAGGGTCCTCACCCGGCAGCCGGTGTGCGCGGCCGCCCCTGCTGAGGTCGCGCGCTTCGGTGAGGGCGCCCTCGGCGATGCCGAGGCCGACGTGGCAAAGCGCCAGCCGGAGCGCGGGCTCCGCGAGCGCGGTGAAGGGCGCTGTCGACTCCTCGTCGTGCGGCCGGCGGCCCAGCACCTGCACCGGCGTGATGGTGACCCTGTCCAGGGCGACCTCGCCCGCGCCGGCGACCCGCTGCCCGAGGCGATCGTGGGCAGGTTCGACGGTCACGCCCTGTGCGCCGGCTGGGATCCGTACGACCAGGACGTCACCGGTCGCGGCGCAGACGGCATCCACCACGATCTGGTCGGCCGCGGCCACCGCCGTGTCCACGGACCGGCGCCCGTTCAGCACGTAGCCGGTGGTGCGCGGCCTCAGTGTGAGGTCCGGTCCCTCGGTGTCGCCGTTGGGTGCGGGAGTGCGGACCGCCCCGGTCCACAGCCACCGCTCGCGCACCGACTCCTCTTCGAGGGCGGTCGCTTGCTCGTGACTCGCGTAGAAGCGTCCGCTCCAGGCGTGTACGTAGTGGCGGGCGAGTACGTCGCCGACAGAGCTGTCCGCTGCGGCGATCTCCCGTATGACGGCGCATCCCGTACGCCAGTCCGCCCCGCGGCCGGGCCCGGGCGGGGTGAGGGCCGCCGGCAGGCCGGCCTCGCGCAGCCGGGCAGCCTCGTCGGTCGGCGGCTTGCCGGCCTGATCGCGGGCGATGGCGTCCGCGGCGAGGTCGTCCGCCACGTCGCGGGCGGTACGCAGGAGCGCGCGGCGCCGCTCATCGGCGGATCGGGGGCCGGCAGGACTGGGTGTCGTCCGCATGGGCGTCACCGGCAGACCCCGGTGCCGCTGTGTGGCGCAGGGGCTGGGCGGACAGTGGTGCCATGGGGGCTGGCGGTGGTCATGTCGGCTACTCCAGAACGTTGTTGTGTGGCGTCGGCCGGTTGCTGGGCGGTGTGGGAGGCGTGCTTGTCCGTTCAGCATCAGCGTCGTGGCCGGACGCACTTCACCGGTTCCCCACTTTTCCCATCGGATTGATAGGGATACTCGTCCGAAGCTGCGTTCCGGGCAAGAGTGTGACCGAATCGTGGACAATTCGATCTCGGGATGAAAGACGCCGCAGGTCAGTGGCCGGGTTGTGCGGCTGGGTCGCCGGCGGATCCCCTGTCAGGGAGTGCGTGCACTCAGGGGGTTCGCCTGATGTGATGCCTGTCGGCGAGCCTTCGTCGAGACGGAGATCCGCTGTGGCGGCAGGGGTGGCCAGGCTCTTCGCCCGGACATTCCCTATGTAATCAGTAGGGAAGTATTGACGCGTGCCCGCCGAGCACTTCACGATGTGGTCATGTCCCCGTCGCAGCCATTGCTCGTACGCCGCAGGCACGTTGACTTCCGTCTCGTCGCCAGCGCCGTCTGCCGACCTGTTTAGGGCTTCTTCGCCAGGGCATTTCCTCGACGCGCTCCGGTGTTCCGGTTGCCGCTTCTCTCCTTGCGTCGCGCGTCTTCGTGCCCCCGGCCCTGTGAGCCGTACGGGTCCTCCCGGCCCGCGACGCGCCGACCCTCCCGGTCGAATCCGGCACGGAGACCCCATGCCCTGTCGTGTCCGAACACCCGGCATCCGTACCTCACTCCGAGCAGCCGAAGGGGCTCATCGTGACCACTGCAATTCCCGCACCCGCCGTCCGCCGTTCCCCAGCCCTCCGCCTCCAGCTGGTCGGCGACCGTCCGCCCGGTGTTCCCGCCGGCGGGACGGATGGCGGCCGCGTCGGATACCTCGTGTTCCTGCCGGCGAACGTCGACCCGGTGGCACTGATGACAGCGCACGGCGTGCGTCCGGAGGTCCACCCCCTCGAGCCCAGGACGCTTCCGGTTCCCGAGCCGGAACCGGCCCCGCACCCCGACCCCGTCCAGCTCGACGACGCCATCCGGGTCGACCGCGCACGTCGGCTGGTCGAGGTCGACGGGCGCGAACTGGATCTCACCTACCTGGAGTTCGACCTCCTGGCCCACCTCGTGGCCCATCCGTACACGGTTCACACGCGTGATGCCCTCATCTCGGGCATCTGGGGTTACGGGCACATCGGTGACGGCCGTACGGTCGATGTCCACGTAGCCCGGCTGCGCCGCAAGCTCGGTCCCGCCTACCGGGACCGCATCTCCACCGTGCGCCGCGTCGGCTACAAGTACGTTCCCGACCACCAGTAGCGCCCAGGGCCGGCTCGTTGGCGGCGGGGTCAGCCCCGCAGCGTCTCCCGTGCGGTGACCAGGGGATCCTTCCCCCGCTGGTTGAACGGCAGTTTGCCGAGTACGACTGCCATGCCGCAGGTGTTGGTGAGGGCGGAGAACACCAGACCGGCCGCGATAGCGGCGGACAGCAGCTGGAACGCCGGACGGACGAACAGGCCCAGGGCCAAGCCCAGTAGCACGATACTGCCCGCGGTGAAGCGGACCTGGCGCTCCATGGCCCAGACGGCATGCGGCCGGCCGTCCGGGTACTGAAGCCCGTGACCCTCGGCAACCCAGGCCGTGGTGCCACCGGTCAGACTCGCAGCGGGGATGCCGTGGGAAGCCAGGGTCCCGGCGGCGTTGTCCGAGCGGGCACCCGAGGCGCACACCAGGAGAAGCGGCTTGCGCCCGGCGGCCTGCCGGAGCTCCGGCAGCGCCCGCCCGATGCGGTCGAGAGGGACGTTGACGGCGTCCGGCAGATGGCCGGACGTGAACTCGGCCGGAGTGCGGACATCGACGACGGTCAGCTCGTGGAGGCGGGACTGCGCCTCGCTGACGCTCAGCGTGGTGACGAAATCACTCATGGCGGATCAGATCCTTGGCAGAGGGGGGTAGCGAGGGTGGCGCCGTCGACGGTCCGGGACCCGTCCGCGGTGCGGTAGGCCTGCTGCCGTCCCGCTTCGGCCCTGCCTCGGGCGTGGGTTCGGGGCGAGGCACGCTGGCGAACGTACCTCATCACCAATCAAGGATCGGGAGCCCCGGCGAGGTTTCGCACGGCTGCAACACACCCGTCATGAGCGTGCCAATTTCCGATACTCCGCCGACCAGCTCTCCTGGCTGCGAGCGGAACCCCGGATTTATTTCAACGGCAGGCGTTTTGTGTACGGCGGATGAAATTGCCGCACGCTTGTGTGGATATCGATATCGGGACCGTTGACAGCGATTCTTCGGTTTATCGAAGCTGCTCACGTGTCCGTGACCGAATCGAATGTCCTCACCGCGCCCGCAGGGTCCTCGGGACCGCCCGGGCCGGCCGAGCGGGTACTCCCGCTCCGCCGGCCCGGGCGGTGGATCGCCACGGCCATCGTGCTGGTGCTGGTCTCCCAGGCCGCCCACGGGCTGCTGACCAATCGCTTCTACCAGTGGGACCGGTTCGCGTACTGGTTCGTGCGGCCGGTCATCCTGGAGGGCCTGTTCATCACCCTCCAGGTGGCCGCGTACAGCGCGGTCCTGGGCCTCGCGGGCGGCATCCTGCTCGCCCTCGGCAGGCTGTCCACGAACCCCGTACTGCGGTCGGTGAGCTGGACGTACATCTGGCTGCTGCGCTCAGTGCCGCTGATCGTGGTCCTGCTGTTCCTCTACAACCTCAGCGCCCTCTACCCCACCCTGAGCATCGGGGTGCCCTTCGGGCCCGCCTTCTTCACCTTCGACGAGTCGCGGCTGGCCACCGACATCGTCGTGGCGGTCGTGGGACTGAGCCTGAGCGAAGCGGCGTACGCGGCCGAGGTGGTACGGGCCGGTGTGCTCTCCGTCGACCAGGGCCAGCACGAGGCGGCGGCCGCGCTGGGGCTGCCCAAGCGGTACCAGTTCGCCCGGATCGTCTTCCCCCAGGCGCTGCGCTCCATCGTCCCCGCCTACGTCAACCAGCTGATCGGGCTGGTCAAGGCCACCTCGCTGGTCTTCTACGTGTCGCTGCTCGACCTGTTCGGCTCCGTGCAGAGCCTGGGCAGCACCTACCCGGGCGACGTGGTGCCGCTG is a genomic window containing:
- a CDS encoding winged helix-turn-helix domain-containing protein, with amino-acid sequence MTTAIPAPAVRRSPALRLQLVGDRPPGVPAGGTDGGRVGYLVFLPANVDPVALMTAHGVRPEVHPLEPRTLPVPEPEPAPHPDPVQLDDAIRVDRARRLVEVDGRELDLTYLEFDLLAHLVAHPYTVHTRDALISGIWGYGHIGDGRTVDVHVARLRRKLGPAYRDRISTVRRVGYKYVPDHQ
- a CDS encoding rhodanese-like domain-containing protein, which produces MSDFVTTLSVSEAQSRLHELTVVDVRTPAEFTSGHLPDAVNVPLDRIGRALPELRQAAGRKPLLLVCASGARSDNAAGTLASHGIPAASLTGGTTAWVAEGHGLQYPDGRPHAVWAMERQVRFTAGSIVLLGLALGLFVRPAFQLLSAAIAAGLVFSALTNTCGMAVVLGKLPFNQRGKDPLVTARETLRG
- a CDS encoding putative leader peptide gives rise to the protein MLPLTSRRHIDLVRTSSAICRTG
- a CDS encoding acyl-CoA dehydrogenase family protein, producing MRTTPSPAGPRSADERRRALLRTARDVADDLAADAIARDQAGKPPTDEAARLREAGLPAALTPPGPGRGADWRTGCAVIREIAAADSSVGDVLARHYVHAWSGRFYASHEQATALEEESVRERWLWTGAVRTPAPNGDTEGPDLTLRPRTTGYVLNGRRSVDTAVAAADQIVVDAVCAATGDVLVVRIPAGAQGVTVEPAHDRLGQRVAGAGEVALDRVTITPVQVLGRRPHDEESTAPFTALAEPALRLALCHVGLGIAEGALTEARDLSRGGRAHRLPGEDPDLFLTYGELASAAQTATAVVDRATEVMTQALATGAQLDAEVPAGVAALVATAEAVMSKATLHITARVLELADAPGLDRFWRNARVLTAHRPVAHRLRSIGEHYLNGSHRAVAAAFH
- a CDS encoding RrF2 family transcriptional regulator, which codes for MRISARADYAVRAALQLAASQDDGPVKAEAIADAQDIPHKFLEGILNDMRRGGLVLSQRGGNGGYRLAKPAQSISIADVIRVVDGPLVSVRGVRPPDLSYTGPAQSLLPLWIALRANVREILDGVSLADVASSDLPSDVSALADTPGAWTNP
- a CDS encoding amino acid ABC transporter permease, translated to MTESNVLTAPAGSSGPPGPAERVLPLRRPGRWIATAIVLVLVSQAAHGLLTNRFYQWDRFAYWFVRPVILEGLFITLQVAAYSAVLGLAGGILLALGRLSTNPVLRSVSWTYIWLLRSVPLIVVLLFLYNLSALYPTLSIGVPFGPAFFTFDESRLATDIVVAVVGLSLSEAAYAAEVVRAGVLSVDQGQHEAAAALGLPKRYQFARIVFPQALRSIVPAYVNQLIGLVKATSLVFYVSLLDLFGSVQSLGSTYPGDVVPLLLVATFWYVVLTSVVSVIQFYVERYYARGALRTVPPTPLQRARTGLRDLRNRFRKETAR